The proteins below are encoded in one region of Fimbriimonadaceae bacterium:
- a CDS encoding DUF554 domain-containing protein, giving the protein MDRQRGIPYGGTLLNTGTVLAGSTLGLALGSWLPAEIQTVALAGIGLVVVGIGIKMFLATNNVLIVAGAVALGGVIGKLMGIDVGLATVADRARALTGGSDRAFNDGLVTASVLFCVGPMTLIGCVQDGLEGDSELLRLKSLLDFIASLFLAAVSPAFGAGVLASAAVVLLVQGGLTLGARPLAPIAANKAVMDEGTAAGGAVTLAIGLSLLGVEPVRSLPKEVYLPALVLAPLAAWFAAKRVPKPDLHVPNPEP; this is encoded by the coding sequence TTGGATCGACAGCGCGGCATTCCTTACGGCGGGACGTTGCTGAATACGGGCACTGTCCTGGCTGGCTCGACCCTTGGCCTGGCTTTGGGATCGTGGCTCCCGGCCGAGATCCAAACCGTCGCGCTGGCCGGGATTGGGCTCGTCGTCGTCGGGATCGGGATCAAAATGTTCCTCGCGACGAACAACGTCCTTATCGTAGCGGGGGCGGTGGCGCTCGGAGGCGTGATCGGCAAGCTGATGGGGATCGACGTCGGCCTGGCCACGGTCGCCGACAGGGCCCGGGCGCTTACCGGCGGCAGCGACCGTGCGTTCAACGACGGGCTTGTGACCGCCTCAGTGCTCTTCTGCGTCGGGCCGATGACGCTCATCGGTTGCGTGCAGGACGGCCTGGAGGGCGACAGTGAGCTCTTGCGCCTGAAGTCGCTGCTCGATTTCATCGCCTCGCTCTTTCTGGCCGCCGTGAGCCCGGCCTTCGGTGCGGGAGTGCTCGCCTCGGCCGCCGTGGTGCTCTTGGTGCAGGGCGGCTTGACATTGGGGGCCCGCCCGCTCGCCCCCATCGCCGCGAACAAAGCGGTCATGGACGAGGGCACGGCGGCCGGAGGGGCGGTCACCCTCGCCATCGGCTTGAGCCTGCTCGGCGTCGAGCCCGTACGCAGCCTTCCAAAAGAGGTTTACTTGCCCGCCTTAGTCTTAGCGCCGCTCGCGGCCTGGTTTGCCGCAAAGCGTGTCCCCAAGCCCGACTTACACGTCCCTAATCCAGAACCATGA
- a CDS encoding S9 family peptidase — protein sequence MKIYRPLWAPLLATALATTCFAQRTLEGSEIQRQAQQFSRDAAAFRTQLPIAQWIGPAKLAYQDGEEWAVFDAKTGNSARQKERPESEIKGGGRQNRNARRRSPGRAAQFGEAFSPDGKVRIYNKDDNAWLDREGQLPLQLTTDGGNGLKYAAGTWVYGEELYQSEACGVSSDGRWAWYYRMDERKVPMNMVVRGQRSYRATFGAQAYPKTGDPNPQADVFVVEVATGESRLIEARPGPFDDAVGHLVYDIEFSPDSREVYFRRTDRRQKTMEWCAADPATGRSRVVVRESSPDTYTPNNLGKRWLSLEPDIEKRADLGKSVLWASDRNGYINEFLLDTATGKTTQLTDNKFDVTGIERLQLDAGRLFYMAGSQGNPYLRQLWVVGLDGKNNRRLTEPSRSHSVDVSPDGTAFLDRYESIDAPPALRVVGLDGKVLLDITKPLMPTAPAGMTPAQRFEYLAADGKTPLFARISKPRNFDPMRKYPLLISVYGGPLDPAGGDHSEFFGGPDRLAGYGFVVADLTNRGTGGRGKAHRDATYGKLGIVDIDDMAAGVRALLKAGYIDPDRIGIYGTSYGGYSSLISILRYPELYRAASASSGVTDWRHYDSIYTERYMNVVADNEEGYKAGSAMTYVANLKGWIQFYFGTADDNVLPGNSLQVVDALNRAGKPYDMIVGVDAGHSGVNDARMVEFFLNRMEIPWK from the coding sequence ATGAAGATCTACCGCCCGCTGTGGGCACCCCTGCTCGCCACGGCCCTGGCAACCACGTGCTTCGCCCAGAGGACCCTGGAAGGGTCGGAGATCCAGCGCCAGGCGCAACAGTTCAGCCGGGACGCCGCCGCCTTCCGCACCCAGCTCCCTATCGCGCAATGGATCGGCCCGGCGAAACTCGCCTACCAGGACGGCGAGGAGTGGGCGGTCTTCGACGCGAAGACCGGCAACTCAGCGCGGCAGAAAGAGCGGCCCGAGTCCGAGATCAAAGGGGGCGGGCGACAGAACCGCAACGCGAGACGCCGTTCTCCCGGGCGCGCCGCCCAGTTCGGCGAAGCCTTCAGTCCCGATGGCAAGGTGCGGATCTACAACAAGGACGACAACGCCTGGCTCGACCGTGAAGGCCAGCTCCCTCTCCAGTTGACGACAGACGGCGGCAACGGGCTGAAGTATGCGGCCGGCACCTGGGTCTACGGCGAAGAACTGTACCAAAGCGAGGCTTGCGGGGTTTCCAGCGATGGCCGCTGGGCTTGGTACTACCGCATGGACGAACGCAAAGTGCCGATGAACATGGTGGTCCGCGGTCAGCGGAGCTACCGGGCCACCTTTGGCGCACAGGCCTATCCCAAGACCGGCGACCCTAATCCTCAGGCCGATGTTTTCGTCGTCGAGGTCGCCACGGGCGAGTCCCGCCTTATCGAGGCCCGACCAGGCCCCTTCGACGATGCCGTCGGGCACTTGGTCTATGACATCGAGTTCTCGCCGGACTCGCGCGAGGTCTACTTCCGCCGCACCGACCGTCGCCAAAAGACGATGGAATGGTGCGCCGCCGACCCCGCCACGGGCCGCTCGAGGGTGGTCGTCCGCGAATCCTCCCCCGATACCTACACGCCAAACAACCTGGGCAAACGGTGGCTCTCGCTGGAGCCCGACATCGAGAAACGCGCCGACCTCGGGAAGTCCGTGCTCTGGGCCAGCGACCGCAACGGTTACATCAACGAGTTCCTGCTCGATACGGCCACCGGCAAGACCACGCAGCTGACCGACAACAAGTTCGACGTGACCGGCATCGAGCGGCTGCAGCTGGACGCCGGCCGGCTCTTCTATATGGCGGGGAGCCAGGGCAACCCATACCTACGGCAGCTTTGGGTGGTGGGCCTGGACGGCAAGAACAATCGCCGGTTGACCGAGCCGAGCCGCTCGCACTCGGTGGACGTCTCCCCGGACGGGACCGCGTTCCTCGACCGGTATGAATCGATCGACGCGCCGCCCGCTCTTCGGGTCGTGGGGCTGGACGGCAAGGTGCTCTTGGACATCACCAAGCCCCTCATGCCGACGGCACCGGCCGGCATGACGCCCGCCCAGCGCTTCGAGTACCTGGCCGCGGACGGCAAGACCCCGCTGTTCGCCCGGATCAGCAAGCCGCGCAACTTCGACCCGATGCGGAAGTACCCGCTCCTCATTTCGGTCTACGGCGGGCCGCTAGACCCCGCCGGCGGCGACCACTCGGAGTTTTTTGGCGGGCCGGACCGCCTCGCTGGATACGGGTTCGTCGTCGCCGACCTCACGAACCGTGGGACGGGGGGCCGGGGCAAGGCCCACCGCGACGCCACCTATGGAAAGCTGGGCATCGTCGATATCGACGATATGGCGGCGGGAGTGCGGGCCCTTTTGAAGGCTGGCTATATCGACCCGGACCGCATCGGCATCTACGGCACCTCCTATGGGGGTTACTCCTCGCTGATATCCATCTTGCGCTACCCCGAGCTATACCGCGCGGCCAGTGCCTCCAGCGGCGTGACCGACTGGCGCCACTACGATTCCATCTATACCGAGCGGTACATGAACGTGGTCGCGGACAACGAGGAAGGGTACAAGGCGGGCTCCGCCATGACGTATGTCGCGAACCTGAAGGGCTGGATCCAGTTCTACTTTGGCACCGCGGACGATAACGTGCTGCCCGGCAACAGCCTTCAGGTCGTGGACGCGCTCAACCGGGCGGGCAAGCCCTACGATATGATCGTCGGGGTCGACGCGGGCCACAGCGGGGTGAACGACGCGCGAATGGTCGAGTTCTTCTTGAACCGGATGGAGATCCCTTGGAAGTAG